CGTCCCGCTCGTGAAGCGGGTGCCGGAGAAGGCGCTCAAGAAGGGCTTCGGCTGGTTCGTGCTGGCCATGGGCGTGGTGATCCTCGTCCAGGAGCTCGTCGGCCTGCTCGTGTGACCTCCGACGACGCCGCCGGATACCCCCGGGGATATGATTCCCCTTCCCATCCCCGTCAGAAGGAGGCCGCCGTGCGCACCGCCGACGCCGAGACCCAGCGCAAGATCCTCAACCGCCTCAAGCGGGCCCGCGGCCAGCTGGACGCCGTCATCCGCGAGGTGGAGGGCGAGGGCCGATGCAAGGACGTGGTCACGCAGCTCTCCGCCGTGTCCACCGCACTGGACCGCGCCGGCTTCGCGATCGTGTCCTCCGCCATGCAGCACTGCCTGGCGGACCCGGCCGAGGCCGCTGAGGGCGAGGAGCAGCTGACCGTGGCGGAGCTCGAGAAGCTCTTCCTCTCCCTCGCCTGACCCTCCCCGTCCCATCCCCCATCCCCCATCCCCGCACCCCCCCCCCGCGGATCCACTGCGGTTCTGACCCTTCCAAGGCCGGAATCCGCCCCCGGAAGGGTCACAAGTGCAGTGGATCCGCGGAGGGGGTGTTCCCCTCCCCGCCGAAAGGACCCTCATCATGTGCCGTGCAGTGACCTGCGACGTCTGCGGCAAGACCATCTGGGCCGGCTGCGGCCAGCACATCGCCTCCGTGAAGTCCGGCGTGCCCGCCGGCCAGTGGTGCGACGGCCGCCACGGCCCCGCCGAGCAGGCTGCGGCGGCAGCCTCCGCGGAGCCCCGCGGCGGCTTCCTGTCCCGCCTGTTCGGGCGCTGACCCTCGGCGACCCTCCGACGTCGCCCACCCGGCCGCCCACCCGCCCACCTGCGAATTCCCTGCACTTCTGACCATTCTGAGAGCCTCGTCCGGCCTGAGAAGGGTCAGAAGTGCAGTCGATTCGGCGGGGGTGGGGGAGACCTAGGATGGCCGCATGTCCTCCGAGCAGCCCTCCGCCCCGTCCGACGCCGCCCCCGAGACCCGCGACGGCGACGCCCCCGCCGGCGTCATCACCGACCCCAAGGACGCCCGCCTGGCCAAGGTGCGCGAGCTGCTCAAGGGCAGGAACAAGGGCTCGCGGGCCATCATCATCGACGACGAGGAACCCCTCGCCGAGGCCCTGCGCCACGGCGTCACCGTGTTCACCGTGTTCCACGGGGAGGACACGCAGCTGCCGGCGTCCGTGACGGAGCTGCTGCCCGCGGATGCCGACGTGCAGGTGGTCTCCACGCACGCCGCCAAGGAGCTGTTCGGCGTCGAGCGGCGCTCGCGGATCTTCGCGCTGGCCCGCCGCCCCAAGCCGCTGACGGTGCCGGAGCTGTTGGAGGGCCCCGGGGACGTCGCCGTGCTGGACGGCGTGAAGCTCATGGGCAACATCGGCGCCGTCACCCGCTCGGCGAAGGCCCTGGGCTTCGCGGGGCTGATCCTCGTGGACTCGGACCTCGCTTCCGTGACGGACCGCCGCCTCGTGCGGGCCTCGCGCGGCATGGTCTTCGCCCTGCCGCTGGCGCTCGCCACGGCCGACGACGTCGTCGCCCACCTGGGCGAGGTCGGCGTCCCCCTGGTCTCGCTGGACCCGGAGGCGAGGGAGCCGCTGTCCGGGATCGCGGGGATCCAGGGGCGCATCGCCCTGCTGCTGGGCTCGGAGAAGCGGGGCGCGTCCTCGCGGCTCGAGCAGGCGGCGGAGCGCTCGGTGCGGATCGACATCCACCCGGACGTGGAGTCCCTCAACGTCTCCGTCTCCGCCGCGCTGGCCATGTACGAGCGCCGCGGGGCCAACCCGCTGCCGGCCGCCCGGGGCTGAGCGCTCAGCCCTCGAGCGCGCCTGCGAACGCCACGATCAGGCTGTAGAGCGCCTCGCCGGCCCGGCTCGCCCCGTCCGGCCGGGGCGCGGGGTGGACCCGCCAGGTGAGGGGCGTTCCGGGGGTGTGGACGGCGTCGGCGAGGGTCCAGGCCTGGTCGGTGCTCCCGTCCACCACCAGGAACTCCGTGGTCCCCGTGTCCACGTGATGGGCCACATGCAGCTCCGTGTGCCACGGGTCCTCGGCGCCGGGCCCCTGCCACGTGGCGGCCAGGCGCTCGACCTCCCCGCCGGGCTCCCGCGTGCGGTGGGCGTGCCACAGCCGGGCCTCCAGCGGAAGCTCTGGCGCGGCGTCGAGGGCGATCGTCCAGGCCCCGCCGAGGGCCCGGTGCGCCTGCGTGGGCGGCTCGCCCGGGGGAAGGCCTCCGAGCCGGCCGTCCGGCGCCCCCACGCCGTCCCATCCCGCGGTCCGCGTCACCCGGGCCCGCGGGGACGGATCGCTTGGGCTGATCACCTCGGCCGGGGGCGCGGGCGCGGCGAGTCCCTCCACGACGCCGGTCAGGATCCGGCCCGCGTCCGAGCGTTCCGGCGCGCGCAGCCAGACGGGGGCGCCGCGGTCGTCGGGAAGGAGGGCGAGGCCGGCGGACGTCTCCTCGCCGAAGAGGCCGGTGCGCACGAGCTCCACCTCGAGGCCCTCGATGGGGCCTCCCGCTCGGCGGGTGTGCAGGGCGAGTCCGCGCGTGTTCGCGTGCTCCTCGATGGTGAGGCGCCCGGGGCTTCCCACCGGGCCCCTCTCCACCCGGACCACGACGACGGCCCCGTCACCGGTGCGGACGCGGAGACTGGTCCCTGCGTGGTGCTGGCGACCGGCCATCGCCTCCCCTTCCGCCGTACAGGTGACCGCCGTATCGGTCGCGCGTGAATGTTCGGCCACTGTAAACCGAGCCGGGCGGCGCTGCCGTCGTCCCTGTGGGGAGGCTTACGCTGTCCGGAGGGTCGTGGAGAATCGTCCTCGACGGGCCGTGACTCCACGGACGCCCTGCCTCGACACCTCGTTGGGAGCCCCATGCTCTGGACCCTGCTGCGCCGGTACGGCCGGCCCTATCGCACCGCGGTGCTGGCCGTCGTCGTGCTGCAGCTGATCAGCACGCTGGCCATGCTGTACCTGCCCAGCCTCAACGCCCGCATCATCGACGAGGGCGTGGCCCGCGGCGACACCGCCCGCATCTGGGACATCGGCCTCGTGATGCTCGGCGTCGCGCTGGTGCAGGTGGTCGCCGCGATCGCCGCCGTGTGGTTCGGGGCGAAGGCCGCGATGGGCGTGGGCCGGGACCTGCGCCGCGCCGTCTACACCCGCGTGGACGCGTTCTCCGCGGAGGAGCTCGGCCGCTTCGGCGCCGCGACCCTCATCACGCGCGGCACCAACGACGTCAACCAGGTCCAGATGCTCACCCTCATGGCCCTGAACTTCATGGTGGCCGTG
This Micrococcus flavus DNA region includes the following protein-coding sequences:
- a CDS encoding metal-sensitive transcriptional regulator: MRTADAETQRKILNRLKRARGQLDAVIREVEGEGRCKDVVTQLSAVSTALDRAGFAIVSSAMQHCLADPAEAAEGEEQLTVAELEKLFLSLA
- a CDS encoding TrmH family RNA methyltransferase, with translation MSSEQPSAPSDAAPETRDGDAPAGVITDPKDARLAKVRELLKGRNKGSRAIIIDDEEPLAEALRHGVTVFTVFHGEDTQLPASVTELLPADADVQVVSTHAAKELFGVERRSRIFALARRPKPLTVPELLEGPGDVAVLDGVKLMGNIGAVTRSAKALGFAGLILVDSDLASVTDRRLVRASRGMVFALPLALATADDVVAHLGEVGVPLVSLDPEAREPLSGIAGIQGRIALLLGSEKRGASSRLEQAAERSVRIDIHPDVESLNVSVSAALAMYERRGANPLPAARG